A window of the Lactuca sativa cultivar Salinas chromosome 5, Lsat_Salinas_v11, whole genome shotgun sequence genome harbors these coding sequences:
- the LOC111894527 gene encoding serine/threonine-protein kinase BSK6: MMHLTKHFEHLKIQLETIKSATNNFADDNCIGRGGFGKVYKGELVLYKGHTIVALKRLDTRFGQGHPEFWKEIIMLSQYKHENIVSLLGFCDEGNEKILVYEYASRRSLDLYLNNDDLTWMDRLNICIGVARGLAYLHNPGETQQRALHRDIKSSNILLDKNWNAKISDLGLSKLGPANQQYTFLVSNIVGTIGYCDPLYVETGLLTKESDVYSFGVVLFEVLCGRLCTSNKKDVHQSLTGLVRRHYKENNINDLIFGNLRDTINHKSLEAFITIAYQCLKRNLEERPLMVDVVRTLESALEYQVSSVVLMENTNPTSTTYIKHSHLLSPFGEACSRIDLTAIHEMLEKVGYKDDKVDELSFDMWTTQMSEDLMDRKRGDKAFQTKDFNVAIEFYTSFIKKVTKASPAVYARRCFCYLMNNIADAALRDAMHAEVLLPQWSTALFLQAAALFSLGMENDANEMLKDGSMLENQIKEN; encoded by the exons ATGATGCATCTCACAAAACATTTTGAACACCTCAAGATACAACTAGAAACCATTAAATCAGCAACCAACAACTTTGCCGATGACAATTGCATTGGAAGAGGTGGATTCGGCAAAGTATACAAAGGAGAGCTTGTCTTGTACAAGGGGCATACCATTGTGGCTTTAAAGCGATTAGATACTAGATTTGGACAAGGACACCCGGAATTTTGGAAGGAGATCATTATGCTTTCTCAATACAAGCATGAAAATATTGTTTCTCTATTAGGGTTTTGTGACGAGGGTAACGAGAAGATCCTCGTGTATGAGTATGCCTCAAGGAGAAGTCTAGACTTGTACCTCAACAATGATGATCTAACTTGGATGGACCGACTTAATATATGCATTGGTGTGGCGCGTGGTCTAGCATACCTTCACAATCCTGGTGAGACTCAACAAAGAGCATTGCATCGTGATATCAAAAGTTCAAACATCCTATTAGATAAAAATTGGAATGCGAAAATCTCAGATTTGGGCCTATCCAAACTTGGTCCTGCCAACCAACAATACACATTTCTTGTGTCCAACATTGTAGGAACGATCGGGTATTGCGATCCGTTGTATGTAGAAACAGGGTTATTAACAAAAGAGTCGGACGTTTATTCGTTCGGTGTGGTGTTATTTGAAGTGCTATGTGGAAGGTTGTGTACTAGCAACAAGAAAgatgttcatcaatctctaacAGGATTAGTGCGACGACACTACAAAGAAAACAATATAAACGACTTAATTTTTGGTAATCTAAGAGATACAATAAATCATAAATCTTTGGAGGCATTTATAACAATAGCTTATCAATGTTTGAAGAGAAACTTGGAAGAACGTCCATTAATGGTTGACGTCGTGAGAACACTTGAAAGTGCGCTTGAATATCAA GTTTCATCTGTTGTCCTCATGGAAAATACGAATCCCACGTCGACAACATACATAAAGCACTCACACTTGTTATCACCATTTGGGGAAGCTTGCTCAAGAATTGATCTAACTGCTATACATGAGATGCTTGAAAAAGTTGGATACAAGGATGATAAAGTAGACGAG TTGTCATTTGATATGTGGACAACGCAAATGTCAGAGGATCTAATGGATAGGAAGCGTGGTGACAAAGCTTTTCAGACCAAAGACTTCAATGTCGCTATTGAATTCTACACAAGT TTTATCAAGAAGGTAACCAAGGCTTCACCGGCTGTATATGCAAGACGGTGTTTTTGCTACTTGATGAACAACATTGCAGACGCAGCTCTAAGAGATGCAATGCACGCTGAAGTGTTATTGCCACAATGGTCAACTGCACTATTCCTCCAAGCTGCTGCTCTGTTTAGCCTAGGAATGGAGAACGATGCTAATGAAATGCTTAAAGATGGATCCATGTTAGAGaaccaaataaaagaaaattga